The following proteins come from a genomic window of Lycium ferocissimum isolate CSIRO_LF1 chromosome 4, AGI_CSIRO_Lferr_CH_V1, whole genome shotgun sequence:
- the LOC132052207 gene encoding uncharacterized protein LOC132052207: MTIKVKPAVAMRAILVGGIAAFSKIGGAVKAAGGVKVGAAAAAMSAAASAAISGSKQEAKTASQQIPK; the protein is encoded by the coding sequence ATGACTATAAAGGTAAAGCCAGCAGTTGCCATGAGGGCAATCCTTGTTGGAGGAATTGCTGCATTTTCAAAAATCGGTGGGGCTGTTAAAGCTGCAGGAGGTGTAAAAGTAGGCGCAGCAGCCGCTGCTATGAGTGCTGCAGCATCTGCTGCCATCTCAGGATCCAAACAAGAAGCAAAAACAGCTTCTCAACAGATACCTAAATGA